From Hippoglossus stenolepis isolate QCI-W04-F060 chromosome 6, HSTE1.2, whole genome shotgun sequence, a single genomic window includes:
- the rassf11 gene encoding ras association domain-containing protein 8, translated as MEVKVSVDGVQRVVCGVTEETTCQEVVVALAQAMSQPGRYILREKFKDFERCMTADERLLETLEKYGEQAREVQLTLLHNGPCVWDEMSRTKVGRYQPCPPLRRKDAAARMRRGSGSLSLHRQSLPPLPCSRQEAEPQKEELKKPKRKSLTLMEEAWEWLENLGKGKVYRTACDKNSKRIDKRNHTSVDVSLTVDKDSLGRRSRIKVRGQKSSKSDLDNQTSCCIGSQTRGKESKRCKKSKEAKADDLCRSSVVTAEDEKNSLKETVIRQLSCLQDLQVQTAHIDKLIFELEERQRAKRAEQDAQQRLAEQEMEQIKFWENELKAEEGHEKDLQRQFLEMRAKAVECKTKLEEYKCKMQGLDFFATQNVVEEDSEMISRVDGGAATEFSSKDAYQQRSDPDGDVYVNRKFLPREDFDSPRALVSPNQIKERRPTGPTELREWWTRWSDAQNTQLQTKKVIHRSELTIYLGSTKV; from the exons ATGGAAGTGAAGGTGTCAGTGGACGGCGTCCAGCGTGTGGTCTGTGGAGTTACAGAGGAAACAACATGCCAAGAAGTGGTCGTAGCGTTGGCTCAAGCCATGA GTCAGCCCGGACGCTACATTTTACGGGAGAAATTCAAAGACTTCGAGCGGTGCATGACCGCCGACGAACGCCTTCTGGAGACTCTTGAGAAATACGGCGAACAGGCCCGGGAGGTCCAGCTCACCCTGCTCCACAATGGACCCTGTGTCTGGGATGAAATGAGCAGAACAAAAGTTGGCAGATACCAACCTTGCCCGCCCCTGAGAAGGAAGGATGCAGCGGCTCGAATGCGGCGAGGCAGCGGTTCACTGAGTTTGCATCGCCAGAGCTTGCCGCCGTTGCCTTGCTCAAGGCAAGAAGCTGAGCCACAGAAAGAGGAACTGAAGAAGCCTAAAAGAAAGTCTCTGACGCTCATGGAAGAGGCCTGGGAATGGCTGGAGAATCTGGGGAAAGGCAAGGTCTACAGAACTGCCTGTGACAAGAACAGCAAGAGAATCGATAAAAGGAACCATACCTCCGTCGATGTGTCTCTCACTGTTGACAAAGATAGCTTGGGTCGAAGAAGTAGGATCAAAGTCAGAGGTCAGAAAAGCAGCAAGTCAGACTTGGATAATCAAACATCCTGCTGCATTGGAAGTCAGACGAGGGGTAAAGAAAGCAAACGCTGCAAGAAGAGTAAAGAGGCAAAAGCTGATGACCTTTGCCGTTCAAGCGTAGTTACAgctgaagatgaaaaaaatagtCTCAAAGAAACCGTCATTCGTCAGCTCAGTTGTTTGCAGGATTTGCAGGTCCAGACAGCTCACATAGACAAACTGATTTTTGAGcttgaggagagacagagggccAAAAGAGCTGAGCAGGACGCCCAGCAGAGACTGGCTGAACAGGAGATGGAGCAGATCAAGTTTTGGGAAAATGAATTAAAGGCGGAGGAAGGTCATGAGAAAGACTTGCAGAGACAGTTCCTTGAGATGAGGGCGAAGGCCGTTGAGTGCAAAACCAAACTGGAGGAGTACAAGTGCAAAATGCAGGGGCTTGATTTCTTTGCCACTCAAAACGTTGTTGAAGAGGATTCAGAGATGATTTCAAGAGTCGATGGTGGTGCTGCCACTGAGTTTTCCTCTAAGGACGCGTATCAGCAACGATCTGATCCAGATGGGGATGTTTATGTTAACAGGAAGTTCCTGCCCAGAGAAGACTTCGACTCTCCTCGCGCACTGGTTTCTCCCAACCAGATAAAGGAGAGGCGGCCCACAGGTCCCACAGAGCTCAGGGAGTGGTGGACACGCTGGTCTGACGCCCAAAACACTCAATTACAGACTAAAAAGGTGATTCACCGCTCTGAACTCACAATATATCTGGGTAGTACTAAGGTTTAG